In the Leishmania panamensis strain MHOM/PA/94/PSC-1 chromosome 30 sequence genome, one interval contains:
- a CDS encoding hypothetical protein (TriTrypDB/GeneDB-style sysID: LpmP.30.0820), producing the protein MGDPKQKKKVSAPEWTGTEQGIDAAKSYLRQGGIVDFYEMISRCILQDHPSDLVEFCLRIVRDIMNGTEITAGADYQPKKIEDNNYMCEKNVSAFLDAWILALLHERPGTELERMQFHRQYLEGLRGGLGKV; encoded by the coding sequence ATGGGGGATCcaaagcagaaaaagaaggTGAGCGCACCGGAGTGGACGGGTACTGAGCAGGGGATCGATGCGGCGAAAAGTTATCTTCGTCAGGGCGGCATTGTCGATTTCTATGAAATGATCTCTCGCTGCATTCTCCAAGACCATCCCAGTGATCTTGTGGAGTTCTGTTTGCGCATAGTGAGGGACATCATGAACGGGACGGAGAtcactgctggtgctgatTACCAACCCAAGAAGATCGAGGATAATAACTACATGTGCGAGAAGAACGTGAGCGCATTCTTAGATGCATGGATTCTGGCGCTGCTTCACGAACGCCCCGGGACTGAGTTGGAACGGATGCAGTTTCACAGGCAATACCTGGAGGGGCTTCGGGGTGGTTTGGGCAAAGTGTAA
- a CDS encoding hypothetical protein (TriTrypDB/GeneDB-style sysID: LpmP.30.0810): MEYIFDQMVRGSPMQQLNFKGVETPEYTIMCAQAPDAAKRVAILQNRLQTSTESSAAQNVTLLLRTCVSSQLSPDEVEEIVENVVGIARQHANWPEFSRWVCALIHHYCTDDFTVSLFSEFEVPKVAVDALRNNPHDCRSVLAAVTLLSHFNLYNIGDGITQLTNALQNHCSDATIVRIATRTLAEFTSYYKELPDRFLSVSQEFVDAKGVTALEGVLHEHISDEEITTYVARITANVTSSGVANMVDADSPAMMYLADALARYQQSEMLCGHVLRVFSNLPRSQYIDWDCVSSLFNNTKSELVVLECIHFLCGVAINAKEMKAKIYTTGCVPRVLEMMRMYQSNSAIQEEVCSLLSYLSFDSEAITASITESGGLVLVLNAMRRFPDNEELLMSACAALSGLTFNNQTGQQVIVENGGVALILDSMRRGKKSRLQENGCLAIGTMCWNSDLKADVVRLEGIQVIMKALEEHYTSPGLVKNACRALAQVAFNCERYRDEMSAKGVIPFIIRGMAQHPNYDRAQMHGCVALSYLSWTNEHNAAQITANNGYKVIVDAMRNHPNNHEVQEHACRALANISNVSSADSVAALEQIVAAMRRHENISEVQEEACRAIVTLSLVSPLNKDRLYQLFGADAVIAAMKRFPQIQLVQQEACNALAHLAYEHTDLNRAVTRLGGVSLLLVAMRTHKSSPKVQLNACGGLSALAFDNTVAQQQIFEVGGVQCVIHAMDNFERLRMLELGCSVLGTLAWNTEIKERVAVDAIPEILKAMRAHSNNALLQKSTCRAISQFAFNSEGNRQLLADSGAIPLIVKAMQTHLTTEKLIVHALKALTYLCWENTQVAETIINERVEEVLQRIVEHYEQTHRVYNEAVHLSKILFRKTTGSPSPTLRIVSPPIVSPISIQQTPGLRLETPAPPSPPPQEAPEDHFYLAPLDRLQEAPYEDHVQRRDVPAHDDRGGPRSSRGGGRGRGGARRRGGHSTRSGGGGGSERSGERGGDRGGRRGGSGGDAVAGAGGNGGRGRGGGEHHEDAMEKMLDARFGRRPNYRRRDDGRSAPRDATDLWDDPDPDSFHGNRHLGQMNWQQAELTASLNTDIAIHDTLEAARRGGVVDRNSQRTGRGGLRRYSGYRGRGRGRGAPASQ; encoded by the coding sequence ATGGAGTACATTTTTGATCAAATGGTGCGTGGCTCTCccatgcagcagctcaaTTTCAAAGGCGTTGAGACACCAGAGTACACAATCATGTGCGCACAAGCGCCAGATGCGGCAAAGCGTGTTGCCATTCTGCAGAATCGACTCCAAACATCAACGGAGAGTAGCGCTGCGCAGAACGTCACcctgctgctgaggacgTGCGTGAGCTCGCAGCTATCGCCggatgaggtggaggagattgTGGAAAACGTGGTTGGCATCGCGCGGCAGCACGCCAACTGGCCCGAGTTTTCTCGCTGGGTGTGCGCGCTCATTCATCACTACTGCACAGACGATTTTAcggtgtctctcttctccgaATTTGAGGTGCCGAAGGTCGCCGTGGATGCCCTGCGCAACAATCCACACGACTGCAGGAGTGTCCTGGCAGCTGTTACTCTCCTATCGCACTTCAACCTGTACAACATTGGGGACGGTATCACGCAGCTTACGAACGCGCTGCAGAACCACTGCAGTGACGCCACCATTGTGCGGATTGCGACCCGCACACTGGCAGAGTTCACTTCCTACTACAAGGAGCTTCCTGATCGATTCCTGTCTGTAAGTCAGGAGTTTGTGGACGCAAAAGGCGTCACTGCACTGGAGGGAGTTCTACACGAGCACATTAGCGACGAGGAAATCACCACGTACGTCGCACGCATCACTGCAAACGTCACCAGCTCTGGGGTGGCGAACATGGTCGACGCCGATTCTCCTGCCATGATGTACTTGGCCGACGCGCTGGCTCGGTATCAGCAGTCTGAAATGCTGTGCGGTCACGTGTTGCGTGTGTTCAGCAACCTTCCGCGGTCTCAGTATATTGACTGGGATTGTGTATCGTCGCTTTTCAACAACACCAAGTCGGAACTGGTTGTCCTCGAATGCATTCACTTTCTGTGCGGTGTCGCTATCAACGCGAAAGAGATGAAGGCGAAGATTTACACCACCGGGTGTGTACCGCGCGTGCTGGAGATGATGCGCATGTACCAAAGCAACTCCGCGATTCAAGAGGAGGTATGCAGTCTCCTCTCGTACCTCTCGTTTGACTCTGAGGCGATCACGGCGAGCATCACGGAGTCGGGAGGcttggtgctggtgctgaatGCCATGCGAAGGTTCCCAGACAATGAGGAATTACTCATGTCTGCATGTGCCGCGCTGTCTGGGCTGACGTTCAACAATCAGACCGGTCAGCAGGTTATTGTGGAGAATGGGGGTGTCGCGCTGATTCTGGACTCCATGCGCCGCGGTAAAAAGTCGCGACTGCAGGAAAACGGATGCCTCGCGATTGGCACTATGTGCTGGAACAGCGATCTAAAGGCGGATGTGGTGCGGCTAGAAGGGATACAGGTAATTATGAAGGCCCTAGAGGAGCACTACACAAGCCCTGGCCTCGTTAAGAACGCGTGTCGTGCTCTTGCGCAAGTTGCATTCAACTGCGAGCGCTACCGTGATGAGATGAGCGCCAAAGGGGTGATCCCCTTTATCATTCGTGGGATGGCACAGCATCCGAACTACGACCGCGCGCAAATGCATGGCTGCGTGGCACTGTCGTACCTCTCCTGGACGAACGAGCACAACGCCGCTCAGATCACAGCGAATAACGGGTACAAGGTCATTGTGGATGCAATGCGTAACCACCCTAACAACCATGAGGTGCAGGAGCATGCGTGTCGTGCACTGGCCAACATAAGCAACGTCTCCTCGGCGGATTCTGTAGCGGCGTTGGAGCAGATTGTCGCCGCCATGCGCCGGCATGAGAACATCAgcgaggtgcaggaggaggcgtgccgCGCAATTGTGACGCTGTCCCTCGTCTCGCCATTGAACAAGGACAGGCTCTATCAGCTTTTCGGAGCGGATGCTGTAATTGCAGCAATGAAGCGCTTTCCGCAGATtcagctggtgcagcaggaaGCGTGCAACGCACTGGCTCACTTGGCGTACGAGCACACCGATCTCAACCGTGCTGTGACCCGCCTTGGCGGTGTCTCGCTGCTACTGGTAGCCATGCGCACCCACAAATCAAGCCCCAAGGTGCAGCTCAACGCCTGTGGCGGCCTCAGTGCACTCGCGTTCGATAACACagtcgcacagcagcaaatTTTTGAGGTGGGTGGTGTGCAATGTGTCATCCACGCCATGGATAATTTTGAGCGACTCCGGATGTTGGAGCTCGGGTGCTCTGTACTGGGGACGCTTGCGTGGAACACTGAAATCAAGGAGCGGGTCGCCGTTGACGCGATTCCAGAGATTCTGAAGGCAATGCGCGCACATAGCAACAACGCTCTTTTGCAGAAGTCGACCTGCCGTGCCATTTCCCAGTTTGCCTTCAACTCAGAGGGCAATCGACAGCTACTTGCTGACTCTGGGGCGATTCCGCTCATCGTGAAAGCAATGCAGACACATTTGACAACGGAGAAGTTAATTGTACACGCACTCAAAGCTCTCACCTATCTCTGTTGGGAAAACACACAGGTGGCTGAGACAATCATTAACGAGCGTGTCGAAGAggtcctgcagcgcatcgtcgAGCACTACGAGCAGACGCACCGAGTTTACAACGAGGCTGTGCACCTCTCCAAGATTCTCTTTCGTAAGACGACTGGGAGCCCAAGCCCGACTTTGCGAATTGTGTCTCCTCCTATTGTGTCACCAATATCGATACAGCAAACGCCGGGGCTGCGCCTTGAGACTCCAGCGCCTCCCAGCCCGCCTCCACAGGAGGCACCGGAGGACCATTTCTATTTGGCGCCATTGGACAGACTGCAGGAAGCGCCATACGAAGACCACGTCCAGCGTCGCGATGTCCCTGCACACGACGACCGCGGGGGCCCAAGGAGCAGTagaggtggtggtcgcgGTCGCGGCGGAGCTCGTCGACGCGGAGGACACTCAAcccgcagtggtggtggtggtggtagtgagcggagcggggagagagggggtgacaGAGGCGGTCGTCGCGGTGGAAGCGGGGGGGATGCTGTTGCCGGAGCCGGTGGAAACGGAGGTCGTgggcgcggtggcggtgagcaTCATGAGGACGCGATGGAGAAGATGCTGGACGCACGGTTCGGGCGTCGTCCAAACTACCGCAGACGCGACGATGGACGTAGTGCACCCAGAGATGCGACCGATCTATGGGATGACCCGGACCCGGACTCGTTCCACGGAAATCGCCACCTGGGGCAGATGAACTGGCAGCAGGCTGAGTTGACAGCGTCCCTCAACACCGACATAGCTATCCACGACACGCTGGAGGCAGCCAGGCGGGGAGGCGTCGTGGACCGCAACTCTCAGCGCACCGGCAGAGGCGGTTTGAGGCGCTACAGCGGCTACCGCGGTCGTGGTCGTGGCCGCGGTGCTCCGGCAAGTCAGTGA
- a CDS encoding 4-methyl-5(beta-hydroxyethyl)-thiazole monophosphate synthesis protein, putative (TriTrypDB/GeneDB-style sysID: LpmP.30.0800) gives MIDVLSRGAMKVTLASVMESKCITLAHGTNVKCDVLVGEVSASDYDAVLLPGGMPGAVHLSNSVALKKILQETRMGKKLYGAICASPAVVLAPMGLLEGVESVTCYPGFEERLPSSVSYSTSAVVKSGNCLTSRGPGTAIYFGLAAVSVLKSPDLAEQLAKAMLVDQTKEMGDVRAIERT, from the coding sequence ATGATTGATGTCCTTTCCCGAGGCGCGATGAAGGTCACTCTTGCTTCGGTGATGGAGTCGAAGTGCATTACCCTAGCGCACGGAACGAATGTGAAGTGCGATGTTCTGGTTGGAGAAGTCTCTGCATCGGACTATGACGCGGTGCTCCTTCCCGGTGGCATGCCAGGAGCCGTGCATCTCAGCAACAGTgtggcgctgaagaagaTTCTGCAGGAGACGCGGATGGGGAAAAAACTGTACGGCGCAATCTGCGCTTCTCCCGCCGTCGTCCTTGCCCCCATGGGGCTGTTGGAGGGTGTGGAGAGCGTCACTTGCTATCCCGGCTTTGAGGAGAGGTTGCCCTCTTCTGTCAGTTACTCCACGAGTGCTGTGGTAAAGTCGGGGAACTGTCTCACCAGCCGCGGTCCTGGCACCGCCATCTACTTTGGGCTCGCTGCTGTTTCGGTTCTCAAGTCACCTGAcctggcggagcagcttgCCAAGGCCATGCTTGTAGATCAAACGAAGGAGATGGGCGACGTGCGCGCCATCGAGCGAACTTAG
- a CDS encoding hypothetical protein (TriTrypDB/GeneDB-style sysID: LpmP.30.0790), with protein sequence MLSRHVRKCNPRALWVRWGGTKAPSVSNHDVDDSDPLNTVFDEIESCDTSVHVERREWPKMPEPSGAPTRACNTVPSVLDTELRLEEAKHKRLRRQLKDATEELDALLNESRRTTAAVSSAMYVPARAAKTFLSSAELVQEKLPQEFVALENSKAELDHLPALRHSGCSAVVTLVGVVTESPTSVSVVLPGVSEATNCVEFAVRYDVPFFQAQTSMGIVIRTVGASLSAFAKESVGVGDVVHILGHLVPLTEPSSKGHLCCVYVLPAGGNMSVILMKATS encoded by the coding sequence ATGCTCTCGCGGCACGTGCGCAAGTGCAACCCACGGGCTCTCTGGGTCCGGTGGGGCGGCACAAAAGCCCCTTCAGTGTCGAACCACGATGTAGACGACAGCGATCCGCTGAATACTGTCTTTGACGAGATCGAAAGCTGCGACACATCCGTTCATGTGGAGAGGCGTGAGTGGCCAAAAATGCCCGAGCCCAGTGGCGCACCAACCAGAGCATGTAACACTGTCCCATCGGTTTTAGACACAGAATTGCGGCTTGAAGAAGCAAAGCATAAGCGACTGCGGCGTCAGCTGAAGGATGCTACTGAAGAGCTCGACGCTCTACTGAACGAAAGCCGCCGGACCACAGCCGCTGTCTCGAGTGCCATGTATGTACCTGCAAGGGCTGCGAAGACGTTCTTGTCCTCAGCTGAATTGGTTCAGGAAAAGTTACCTCAAGAGTTCGTAGCACTCGAAAACAGCAAAGCAGAACTGGATCACCTTCCAGCGCTGCGTCACTCGGGATGCTCTGCAGTAGTGACTTTAGTGGGAGTTGTTACTGAGTCACCAACAAGCGTCAGCGTAGTGCTTCCAGGGGTGAGTGAGGCAACTAACTGTGTTGAGTTTGCGGTACGGTACGATGTTCCGTTTTTCCAGGCGCAAACGTCCATGGGGATAGTGATTCGGACAGTTGGTGCATCACTCTCTGCGTTTGCGAAGGAGAGTGTTGGTGTGGGGGATGTTGTTCACATTTTAGGTCATTTGGTCCCGCTGACAGAGCCGAGCAGCAAGGGCCACTTGTGTTGTGTGTACGTGCTTCCGGCTGGAGGCAACATGTCTGTTATTCTTATGAAAGCTACGTCATGA
- a CDS encoding rac serine-threonine kinase, putative (TriTrypDB/GeneDB-style sysID: LpmP.30.0850) has protein sequence MSGYLKVLSQDGSWETRYIEIDNTKLYIWRTKGDKESGAAVVKELDLKCATLREVSEPNTWAVQPEKAEATYFQADGEGRKTEWMDTLRHYNSSNIGSEKVTLRDFEKKFVLGKGSYGKVFMVVKKDTDKWYAMKEMSAEKMRQAEIKAPFAERIILEEIDHPFIVHLHYSFQEQGNLYMILDLLAGGELFTYIEQHAPLDEEVVKFYAAEVALALGYLHSRNIIYRDLKPENVVFDHEGHACLTDFGLAKANVHEPNAVTYCGTNEYLAPELLKGVPHGKAVDWWSLGLMMCEMLFNDLPFYDENPMQMQMKILTEDVAFPSHIQITEETKDLIRCLLNKNPERRLQTLEEFKAHKCFSNLDFGLLEGRKLKAPITPDPNPAHNFAKEFTSEVIVQNESPSQAIVTLAGYTYDRDSSEQEKSPSHSPTIAEELRQRRASKKTSSSGSEAVSPPVTGGKRTSNSSSAGASAKQAATGPIKKVEHHIPAKVAPQAARKKLTQNSSFDKAAK, from the coding sequence ATGAGTGGGTATTTGAAGGTGCTGTCCCAGGACGGTAGCTGGGAGACGCGTTACATCGAGATCGATAACACGAAGCTGTACATTTGGAGGACAAAGGGGGACAAGGAATCTggtgcggcagtggtgaaggagctggACCTCAAGTGTGCCACCTTGCGCGAGGTATCAGAACCTAACACGTGGGCAGTGCAGCCGGAAAAGGCAGAGGCCACGTACTTCCAGGCAGACGGAGAAGGGCGAAAAACTGAGTGGATGGACACGCTTCGGCACTACAACTCGAGCAACATTGGGTCCGAGAAGGTGACCCTTAGGGACTTTGAAAAGAAGTTTGTCTTGGGCAAAGGCTCCTATGGCAAGGTGTTCATGGTAGTGAAGAAGGACACGGACAAATGGTACGCTATGAAGGAAATGAGCGCAGAGAAGATGCGTCAGGCGGAGATTAAGGCGCCATTTGCAGAGCGTATTATTTTGGAGGAAATAGACCATCCTTTTATTGTTCACCTTCACTACTCTTTTCAAGAGCAAGGAAATCTGTACATGATCCTTGACCTACTAGCAGGAGGCGAGCTCTTCACCTACATTGAGCAGCACGCTCCACTCGATGAGGAGGTCGTCAAGTTTTACGCGGCTGAAGTGGCCCTGGCGCTCGGGTATCTGCACAGCCGCAACATCATTTATCGCGATTTGAAGCCAGAGAATGTCGTCTTTGACCATGAGGGGCACGCCTGTCTGACCGACTTTGGACTGGCCAAAGCGAACGTGCACGAGCCAAACGCTGTGACGTACTGCGGTACGAACGAGTATCTGGCTCCAGAGCTGCTGAAGGGTGTGCCACACGGCAAGGCGGTGGACTGGTGGTCCCTAGGGCTCATGATGTGTGAGATGCTCTTCAATGACCTCCCCTTTTACGACGAAAATCCGATGCAAATGCAGATGAAGATTTTGACAGAGGATGTCGCCTTTCCATCGCACATTCAGATCACCGAGGAGACAAAGGACTTGATTCGGTGCCTGCTCAACAAGAACCCCGAGCGTCGCCTGCAAACGTTGGAGGAGTTCAAGGCACACAAATGCTTTTCAAATCTCGATTTTGGTCTTCTAGAGGGGCGTAAGCTCAAGGCTCCGATCACACCTGATCCAAACCCGGCACACAACTTTGCGAAAGAATTTACGAGCGAGGTGATTGTGCAAAATGAGTCGCCATCGCAGGCGATTGTCACGTTGGCCGGCTACACCTACGATAGAGACTCGTCGGAGCAGGAAAAGTCCCCTTCTCACTCCCCCACAATAGCAGAAGAGCTGCGTCAACGCAGAGCGTCCAAGAAAACGTctagcagcggcagtgaagcAGTCTCTCCTCCCGTGACCGGGGGAAAGAGGACGTCGAACTCCAGCTCAGCTGGCGCATCGGCGAAGCAAGCTGCAACCGGGCCCATTAAGAAGGTGGAGCACCACATACCCGCCAAGGTGGCGCCACAGGCCGCGCGGAAAAAGTTGACCCAGAACAGCAGCTTCGACAAAGCCGCGAAGTAG
- a CDS encoding mitochondrial oligoU binding protein TBRGG1, putative (TriTrypDB/GeneDB-style sysID: LpmP.30.0830), whose amino-acid sequence MSLFPPFLRARLKQADFSLYFIISMSPQRYLHPRPLIKRLERERTAKDQMLQRCATLAGTPLWARGYSTALSGCAVLRQRGGYQGRGGGPRRGGGGDRGYENHNQGYANHQQRYDDRPQRHDIYQQGYSNRRQNYDDRNQGYNNRRKGFNNRQEGFGNRQDDGDDRQLAPRRSKEQYLAQDADKLLKMKHEYKKAKDTKERFGILKEARRLLRRIRIDPSTQDERSVSIVINCAATFSIPAKTEAVEQAFQWIRSNIGGISPQNIALFANALGVIFPPEAKQVMVGEVMPIVQLVMREMVPVEVVMVLQALQRLRVTENEKLQDGLLSHLEPCLSSMPVQQLSTLASVLHHHSMQTRDNAKWKQIAHETLARALAGVEGMHSREAIVLLCAAPFVDASQKQISQLLVRVAETAQFHTDEQVGELMNAILRIRQQVSEPSVELTAAVEGLHTALMARLEKVSAFVGPRSATHIWNYAHASNIEISSTIQESMCASLIRLMTFRTIPFQSLVRLMASLSTQKLPSAEILTVTANCSVGVRPPRPARTAPQESEMPEDGEDHETIRAAAREVLYSRHFGTLTELRINLENAFAKNDVSPNDALAKTLPEHLLKHASEALPRQMLTAVAAIALAPADCPCRNKTHDAAVCATVLKTLEDSPERFKSDLSPVFVDWFVRSIPADSNSEAIVAAVQRITAS is encoded by the coding sequence ATGTCACTCTTTCCACCCTTCTTGCGTGCACGTCTGAAGCAAGCCGATTTTTCTCTCTATTTTATCATTTCAATGTCACCACAAAGGTACTTGCACCCTAGGCCACTTATCAAAAGGTTAGAAAGGGAGCGAACTGCGAAGGATCagatgctgcagcggtgcgcgacACTGGCGGGCACGCCACTCTGGGCTCGGGGATACAGTACGGCGCTGAGCGGATGTGCTGTGCTCCGTCAGCGTGGAGGCTACCAAGGCCGCGGAGGTGGCCCTaggcgaggtggcggtggcgaccgTGGATACGAGAACCACAATCAGGGCTATGCAAATCACCAGCAGCGCTATGACGATCGCCCGCAAAGACACGACATCTATCAGCAAGGGTACAGTAATCGTCGGCAGAACTACGATGATCGTAACCAGGGCTACAACAATCGCCGGAAAGGGTTCAACAACCGTCAAGAGGGTTTTGGAAATCGCCAGGACGACGGTGACGATCGTCAATTGGCACCACGACGTAGCAAGGAGCAGTATCTTGCGCAAGACGCGGACAAACTACTGAAGATGAAACATGAGTacaagaaagcaaaagacaCAAAGGAACGGTTTGGGATTCTAAAGGAGGCTCGGCGGCTTCTGCGTCGCATACGCATCGATCCCTCCACCCAAGACGAGCGATCTGTTTCCATTGTGATCAACTGCGCTGCCACTTTCTCTATCCCAGCAaagacggaggcggtggagcaggCGTTCCAGTGGATTCGGAGCAACATTGGTGGCATTTCACCTCAGAATATTGCTCTTTTTGCGAACGCGTTGGGAGTCATCTTTCCGCCAGAGGCGAAGCAAGTAATGGTTGGTGAGGTCATGCCGATCGTGCAGTTAGTGATGCGCGAAATGGTACCCGTAGAAGTAGTGATGGTGCTCCAGGCACTTCAGCGCTTGAGAGTCACAGAGAATGAAAAGCTTCAGGACGGACTCCTCTCTCATCTTGAGCCGTGTCTCTCTTCGATGCCGGTTCAGCAGCTGTCCACACTGGCGTCTGTTCTACATCATCACTCAATGCAAACGCGAGACAATGCGAAGTGGAAGCAGATTGCACACGAGACGCTGGCGCGCGCTCTTgcaggggtggaggggatgCATTCACGGGAGGCCATTGTTCTTCTTTGCGCCGCACCATTTGTGGACGCTTCCCAGAAGCAAATTTCTCAACTTCTCGTTCGTGTGGCAGAAACTGCGCAATTCCACACGGATGAGCAGGTCGGAGAACTGATGAATGCAATCCTCCGCATTAGACAGCAGGTCAGTGAGCCGAGTGTCGAACTGACGGCGGCAGTAGAGGGACTCCACACAGCATTGATGGCACGTTTGGAGAAGGTGAGCGCTTTTGTGGGGCCCCGGAGTGCGACTCACATCTGGAACTACGCGCACGCCTCCAATATCGAGATCTCCTCCACGATTCAAGAGAGTATGTGCGCTTCGCTCATACGGCTCATGACATTCCGCACCATTCCATTCCAATCACTGGTGCGGCTGATGGCATCTCTATCCACACAGAAACTGCCCTCCGCTGAAATTCTTACTGTCACTGCAAACTGCAGTGTTGGAGTACGACCGCCTCGGCCTGCGAGGACGGCTCCTCAAGAGAGTGAGATGCCGGAGGATGGAGAGGATCACGAGACCATCCGCGCCGCGGCCCGCGAGGTGCTGTACAGTCGTCACTTTGGAACTCTCACTGAACTGCGGATTAACCTTGAAAACGCGTTTGCCAAGAACGATGTCTCTCCCAACGACGCTCTTGCCAAGACGCTTCCAGAGCATCTTCTCAAACACGCTTCAGAAGCTTTGCCGCGACAAATGTTAACAGCCGTTGCGGCCATTGCGTTGGCACCGGCCGATTGCCCGTGTCGAAACAAGACTCACGACGCGGCCGTGTGTGCAACAGTGCTTAAGACGCTCGAAGACAGCCCTGAAAGGTTTAAGTCCGACTTGAGTCCTGTGTTCGTGGACTGGTTTGTGAGGAGTATCCCCGCCGATTCCAACTCAGAAGCAAtagtggcggcagtgcaaAGGATCACGGCGTCGTGA
- a CDS encoding hypothetical protein (TriTrypDB/GeneDB-style sysID: LpmP.30.0840), which translates to MTTLSTAQEDAHAHVVMKEAPHIEKVEWTGGMDCSPTQKLTRQVDFSLSQSTSVKANDVVNVEKDWANTHLVERDEVVDAIQCKWWETLDADVRPGLLLPSASTTPMKVGTPDAETLGLVRELLSHASDSAPKKTAVRSSDNALLRCEVPLSKRKEQRTCLDRSPASEVPIELRKHAKHTASRSFHPTVPRGPSLHTERLAHLRGQCVSTATMQRSEGEIDRGKACRCSQDHDGVTKDITVAFQLSSRPEGQCRCERESSSGTGTATPLEAQSEVFSPSAVLQGVLCAHTKGISLSSATAVRMETLQQREELLLLRRSFAMWLTAASQRYIQQCAASYHCFLMQCINDTIGDTTSRVKRGVDA; encoded by the coding sequence ATGACGACGCTGTCAACTGCCCAGGAggatgcacacgcacacgttgTAATGAAGGAGGCCCCGCATATTGAGAAGGTTGAGTGGACTGGAGGGATGGATTGCAGTCCCACACAAAAGCTGACTCGGCAAGTCGATTTCTCCTTAAGTCAGAGCACTTCAGTGAAGGCCAACGACGTTGTTAATGTAGAAAAAGATTGGGCCAATACTCATCTGGTGGAGCGTGATGAGGTTGTAGACGCTATCCAATGCAAATGGTGGGAGACTCTGGATGCAGACGTACGTCCAGGTCTATTGCTTCCCTCTGCATCCACAACGCCTATGAAGGTTGGCACGCCGGACGCGGAAACGCTGGGCCTCGTGCGAGAGCTTCTCTCTCATGCTTCCGACAGTGCCCCTAAAAAAACAGCAGTTCGGTCAAGCGACAACGCCCTTCTGAGGTGCGAAGTGCCCCTGAGCAAGAGGAAGGAGCAACGGACCTGCCTTGACCGCTCACCAGCATCAGAAGTGCCGATAGAATTGCGAAAACATGCCAAACACACTGCCTCGCGCAGTTTCCACCCAACAGTGCCCCGTGGACCCTCACTCCATACTGAGCGACTTGCGCATCTTCGTGGGCAATGCGTCTCTACTGCAACGATGCAACGCTCAGAAGGAGAAATAGACAGGGGTaaggcgtgccgctgctctcaaGATCATGACGGAGTCACAAAGGACATCACCGTGGCATTTCAGCTCTCTTCGAGGCCCGAAGGTCAGTGCAGGTGCGAGCGCGAATCGAGCTCTGGTACTGGTACGGCTACTCCTCTTGAGGCCCAGAGTGAGGTGTTCTCGCCGTCCGCGGTACTACAGGGTGTGTTGTGCGCGCATACAAAGGGTATTAGCCTTTCCTCGGCGACGGCTGTGCGTATGGAAACCCTTcagcaaagagaggagcTGTTGCTCCTTCGACGCTCCTTCGCAATGTGGCTGACTGCCGCGAGCCAGAGATACATTCAGCAGTGTGCCGCTTCGTATCACTGCTTCCTGATGCAGTGCATCAACGATACCATAGGAGACACCACATCGAGAGtaaagagaggggtggatgCATAA